The DNA sequence CGCCGATGCGCACCCCGCCGAGCTGCTCGATCTTCACCCAGCGGCCGGCCTCGGGCGCAAAGCCGAACCCGTCCGCACCGATCACGGCACCGGAATGGATGATGCAGCGCTGGCCGATCGTGCAGCCGTGCATGACCGTCACGCGCGGCGCCAGGCGCGTGCCCGCTCCGATGCGCGAACCCCGGCCGACCACGCTGTGCGCGCCGATGACGGCGCCGTCGCCGATCTCGACCTCGTCCTCGATCACCGCCAGCGCCTCGATGCGCACGCCCTGCCCCAGGCGCGCGCTGGCCGCCACCACGGCGGAAGGATGCACGCCGGGTTCCGGCGCCGGGCGCACGCGCTGCGCCCACCACTGGGTCAGGCGGGCGAAATAGAGGTAGGGGTCGTCGGTGACGATGGCCGCCCCCCGCTGGGTCGCCGCCTCCTTGAACGCCGGTGCGACGATGACGCAGCCGGCCGCGGTCTGGGCCAGCTGCGATGCGTAGCGGGGATTGGCGAGGAAGGAAAGGGTCGAAGGCGTTGCGCCTTCCAGCGGGCCCAGCCGGTCGATGCGCAGCCCGGGAGAACCGATCAGCTCTCCGCCGAGGGCCTGCGCGATCTCGCCGAGGGCCACATCGTTCACGGCACGAGGATCACTTGCCACCGTTGGCGTTCAGGGCGTTGATCACCTTGTCGGTGATGTCCACACGCTTGCTCGCATGCACGACCTCCTGGAGGATCAGGTCGTACTTTTCCTGTTCGGCGATGCGTTTGATCACCGCATTGGCGCGCTCGATGATCGCGGCCAGCTCCTCGCTGCGGCGGCGGCTGATGTCTTCCTGGTACTCACGCCGCTTGCGCTGGAACTCGCGCTCCATGTCCACCAGCTCGCGCTGACGGCGCGCGCGTTCGGATTCGGACAGCGTCGGCGCGTCCTTGTCCAGCTTGTCCGAGGCCGCCTTGAGCTTGGCGGCCATGTCGGCCAGCTCGCTCTCGCGGGGCTCGAACTCCTGCCGCAGACGGGCCTCGGCCGCCTTGGCGGGGGCCGACTGGCTCAGCACCCGGTCGCTGCTGACATAGCCGATCTTGATTTCCTGTGCCTGCACGCCGTGCATGGCCAGCACCAGCAGGCCACCGACGAGCGCAGACTTCGCAAAATTCTTCTTCATCAGAAGGCAGTCCCAATCTGAAATTGCAGACGTTCGATTCTATCCCCGGACTTTGCCCGCACCGGAATACCGTAGGCCAGTTTCAGCGGCCCGACCGGCGAGACCCAGCTGAAGCCGATACCCACCGAAGCCCGCAGGTTTTCCACCGACACCTTTTCCTGGCGGTCGTCAAAAACGTTGCCCGCGTCGAAATACCCGAACAGCCGCAAGGTCCGGTCGGTACCGGAGCCGGGGAACGGCACGTACAGCTCGGTATTCAGGTTCAGGCGCTTGTCGCCACCGACGCGGGCCCCCGTGCTGCTGTCGACGAAACCGAAGGAGCTCTGCGCGAAGCCGCGCACCGACCCCAGGCCACCGCCGGTGAAGTTCTTGAACACCGGCAGCGGACGGCCTGACAGCCCCTTGCCCACGCCCACCTCCGCGTTGAACGCCAGCGTGAAGGACTGGCCAAGCGGGATGTACTGCTGGAACTGGTAGTTCGCCTTGACATAGCGGGCGTCGCCGGCCAGGCTGGCCTCGCCGTTGAGGCGCTGGTAGCGCCCGCGGGTGGGCACCAGCGCACTGTCGCGGCCGTCGCGCGTCCAGCCGATGGTCAGCGGCATGCTGACGCTGCGCGCGCCGAATCGGTCGCGGTATTCCGAATAACTCAGCGGCATGCCGGCTTCGTCACCTTTGATTTCGGTGCTTTCCACGCCGATACCGAAATACACCGTGTCGTACTCGGTGAACGGCACGCCGAAGCGGATCGCCGCGCCGGGGGTGACCAGCTTGTAGTCCGAGCCCTGGCTGGACAGCGGCTGGTTGGTCCGGTAGTACAGGTCGATCGAGCGCGAGATCCCGTCGATCGTGAAGTACGGGTCCAGCGTGCTGATGATGAAGTTCTGGTTGTACTTGCTGGTGTTGAACTCGAAGCCCAGGTAGTTGCCCGAACCGAAGATGTTGTCCTGCTTGATCGACGCGGTCAGCGTCAGCTTCTCGGCGCTGGAGAAGCCGGCACCCAGCAGCAGGTTGCCGGTGGGCTTCTCGACCACGTTGAGCGTCAGGTCCACCTGGTCCGGGGAGCCGGGCACCTCGTTGGTCTCGATGCTGACCTCGTTGAAGTAGCCCAGGCGGTCGACGCGGTCGCGCGACAGGCGGATGCGGTCGCCGTCGTACCAGGCGGACTCGAACTGGCGCAGCTCGCGACGGATCACCTCGTCGCGCGTGCGCGTGTTGCCCGCCACGTTGATGCGCCTCACGTAGACCCGGCGCTGCGGGTTGGCCACCAGCACCACCTTGACGCGGCCGGTCTCGCGGTCGATGTCGGTCTGCGGCTCGACGCGCGCGAACGCATAGCCGAAGGCGCCGAAGCGCTCGGTGAAGGCGCGCACCGTCTCGGCCACGTCCTCGGCGCGGTACGGCTCGCCGGGCTTGATCGTCACCAGCGACTTGAAGTCGTCTTCCTTGCCGAAGTACTGGCCTTCCAGCTCCACGGCCGTCACGACGTACGGCTGGCCTTCGTGGATGTTGATCGTGATCGAGATGTCCTGCTTGTCCGGCGAGATCGCCACCTGCGTGGAGACCACCGAGAACTCGAGGTAGCCGCGGTTCAGGTAGAACGAGCGCAGCTGCTCCAGGTCCGCGTTCAGCTTCGCACGCGAATACCGGTCGGACTTGGTGTACCAGGTCATCCAGCCGCCTTCGGTCAGCGACATCAGGCCCTTGAGGCGGCTTTCCGGGAAGGCCTTGGCCCCGACGATGCGGATCTCGCGGATCTTCGCCACCCCGCCTTCGGTGACGGTGAACGTCACGTTGACGCGGTTGCGTTCCTGCGGCGTGACGGTGGTGATGACCTCGGCGCCATACAGGCTCTTGGAGAGGTACTGGCGCTTGAGCTCCTGCTCGGCGCGGTCGACCAGCGCCTTGTCGAACGGGCGACCCTCGGCGATGCCGACCTCGCGCAGCGCGCGCACCAGCACCTCGCGGTCGAACTCCTTGATGCCGACGAACTCGACATTGGAGACGATGGGACGCTCCTCGACGACGACCACCACCACGTCGCCTTCGATCTCCAGCCGCACGTCGGAGAACAGGCCGGTGGCGAACAGGGCACGCAGCGCCGCGGCGCCCTTCTCGTCGTTGTAGGTGTCACCGATGCGGAACGGCAGCGAACCGAACACGGTGCCCGGCTCGGTGCGTTGCAGGCCTTCGACGCGGATGTCGCGGAGCGTGAAGGGCTCGACCGCCCATGCCCATCCGGCATGCAATGCAGCGACGACGGCTGCGGCGATGAGGGAAGGTTTGCGAAGCGAAAACGAACGCTGATGCGAACGGGAGGATGACAGCATGGAGCTCAGTGGAGACCCAGGAGGCGGGCCACGTCGTTGTAGAGAGCGAGTGACATCATCACCAGCATGATGGCCACTCCGCCGCGCTGCAGCCGATCCAGCCACACGTCGGAGATCGGCCGCCCTGTCACTCCCTCGAAAAGATAATACATCAGGTGTCCTCCATCGAGGACCGGCAGCGGCAGCAGGTTGAGCACGCCCAGACTCACGCTGACCAGCGCCAGGAAGCCGAGGTAATACGACAGGCCCAGCTGCACCGACTGCCCGGCGAAATCGGCGATCGTCAGCGGCCCGCTCAGGTTCTTCACCGAGGCCTCGCCGATCAGCATCTTGCCCAGCATGCGCAGCGTCAGCGCCGAGACCTCCCAGGTGCGACGCATGCCGTACGCGACCCCCTCCAGCGGACCGTAGGAAACCTTCACGAACTCGACCGGCTGCCCCACCTCGGCCTCGATGCGCGCGATGCGCTGGCCCTGCTCCTCGATCAGCGCCGGCTCCACGCGCAGCGTCACGACCTGCCCGGCGCGATCCACGCGCAGGGTCAGCGGCCGCGCCCCCTCACGGTCGACCGAGGCGCGGATGCGCTGGCGCAGGCTCGCGGCATCGGCCACCGGCTCGCCGTCGATGGACAGCACCCGGTCGCCGCTGCGCAGCCCGGCGCGCTCGGCCGGACCGCCCGGCAGCACGCGCCCGAGCACCGGCGCACTGTACGGCTGGCCGAGGCCGATCTTCTGCATCAGCGTGGCATCCACCTCGCGCGAGCCCAGGATGCCGAGCGGCAGCACCACCTCGCGCGGCCGCTGGCCATGGGCATCGGTGAGCTGCAGGGCCAGGTCGCGGCCATGCACCGTGGCGTCGGTGACGTACCAGCGCAGGTCGTGGTAGGAGCGGATCTCGACCGGTTCGCCGCCAGGCTCCTGCACCGCCCGCACCCAGTCGCCCGCACGCATGCCGGCACGCTCGGCGAGGCTGCCGGCAGCCGGCGCGCCGAGCAGCGCCTTCGGCTCGTCGGTGCCGATCCAGCCGGCCGCGGCATACAGCACGATGGCCAGGATCAGGTTGGCCGCAGGCCCCGCGGCGACGATCAGCGCGCGCGAGCGCAGCGGCTTGCGGTTGAACGCCTGGTCCGCCAGCGCGGGCGGCACCACCCCTTCGCGCTCGTCGAGCATGCGCACGTAGCCGCCGAAGGGCAGCGCGCACACGACGAACTCGGTGCTGTCGGGCGTGCGCTGCCGACGCCACAGCACCTTGCCGAAGCCGACCGAAAAGCGCAGCACCTTCACGCCGCAGGCGCGGGCCATGCGGTAGTGGCCCCACTCGTGCACGACGATGAGGATGGCGATGGTCAGCAGGAATGCGAACACGGTGGTCATGCGGCCATCCCCTTCACGAGCTGGCGCGCGTGCCGGCGGGCGCCGGCGTCCAGGTCCAGCAGCCCCTCGAGCGAGGCGGCTGCGTCGGCCGTCGGCACCACGTCCTCGAGCGTGCGCGCGTTCACCGTGTGAATCTGGTCGAAGCGGATGGTTCCGGCCAGGAAGGCCGCCACCGCCTCCTCGTTCGCCGCGTTCAGCACCGCGGTGCTGCCGGCCGCCCCGCGCAGCGTCTCCCAGGCCAGCTGCAGGCCGGGGAAGCGGCGCGCGTCCGGGGCCTCGAAGCTCAGCCCCGCCAGCCGGGTGAAGTCCGGCGCCTGCGCGCCGGAATCGATGCGTTCCGGGTAGGCCAGGCCGAAGGCGATCGGCACGCGCATGTCGGGCGTGCCGAGCTGCGCCAGCACCGAGCGGTCGCGGCACACCACCATCGAGTGGATGATGCTCTGCGGATGGATCACCACCTCGATCTGTTCCGGCGCCAGGTCGAACAGCCAGCGCGCCTCGATGACCTCGAGCGCCTTGTTCATCATGGTCGCCGAGTCGACCGAGATCTTGCGCCCCATCACCCAGTTCGGATGCGCGCAGGCCTGCTCGGGCGTGACGTCGCGCAGGCTGGCCGGATCGGCCTGGCGGAACGGACCGCCCGAGGCGGTCAGGATGATGCGCTCGACGCGCTGCGCCCACGTGGCCGGATCCTCGGGCAAGCACTGGAAGATCGCCGAGTGCTCGCTGTCGATCGGCAGCAGCTGTGCTCCCCCCGCGCGCACGGCGTGCATGAAGAAGGCCCCGCCGACCACCAGCGCCTCCTTGTTGGCCAGCAGCAGGCGCTTGCCGGCACGCGCCGCGGCCAGGCACGGCGACAGCCCTGCGGCGCCGACGATGGCCGCCATCACGGTGTCGACCTCGGGGTGCGCCGCCACCTCGTCCAGCGCCGCCGCGCCGCTCAGCACCTCGGTACGGCAGCCGGCCGCCTTGAGCCGCTGGCGCAGCTCGGCCGCAGCCTGCGCATCGGACATCACGGCATAGCGCGGCGCCCAGCGCAGGCACTGCTGCAGGAGTTCCTCGACACGGCGGTGCGCGGTCAGCGCGAACACCTCGTAGCGCGAGGGATGGCGGGCGATGACATCCAGCGTGTTGACACCGATCGAGCCGGTGGAGCCCAGGATGCACACCTGCCGGCGTGCCGTGGACAAGGCGTTCATCTCAGCAGGCTCAGGTTCAGCGCGATGGGCAGCACCGGCAGCAACGCATCGATGCGGTCGAGCACGCCACCGTGGCCCGGCAGCAGCTGGCTGCTGTCCTTGGCCCCCACGCTACGTTTGATCAAGGATTCGAACAGGTCGCCGACCACGCTCATTGCCGCCAGGAAAGCGCAGACCACCACCACCCCGACCCAGCCGAAGCTGGCGCGGATGCCGGTGTACAGGCTCGCGCTGCCGAAGTCCCAGCGCGCGTCGGCGGCGATCCACAGCACGGCCAGCAGCAGCACGCCGGCCATGCCGGACCACACGCCCTCCCAGCTCTTGCCCGGGCTGATGGCCGGCGCGAGCTTGCGCTTGCCGAACGCGCGGCCGCCGAAGTAGGCCGCGATGTCGGCGGCCCACACGAGGCAGAACACCGACAGCAGGAAGTTCAGCCCGATGGCCTTGGACTGGGTCAGCGCCAGCCAGGTCAGCCACAGGATGCCCACCCCGAGCAGCAGGCGCAGCGCCTGCGGCAGACGGGGCCATTGCGTCGGGCCGAGCCGCAGCAGCCAGGCACCGCCCAGCACCCAGGCCACGGTGGCGATCCACCACAGGGTCGGGGCTTGCAGCGAGGCCAGCGCCGGCCAGCTGAGCAGGCAGATCACGGCCACGCCGGCCCCCATGCCGATGGCAGGCGCGGACGCGAGTCCGTTGAGCCGCCCCCACTCCCAGCCGGCCGCGGCGACCGCCACCAGCGTCAGCACCGCGAACGGCCAGACCGGCGCGGCAAACAGGGCCGGCAGCAGCACGGCCAGCAGCAGCACAGCGGTGATCACGCGCTGCTTGAGCATGGCCTCAGACCTCCTCGGCGGTGCGTGCGGGCGCAGTGGCGGGCTTGACGTCGCCGAACCGGCGCTCCCGGGCCGCGTAGGCGGCCAGCGCCGCGTCCAGCTGCCCGGCGTCGAAGTCCGGCCACAGACAGTCGGTGAAGTACAGCTCGGCGTAGGCCGCCTGCCACAGCAGGAAGTTGCTGATGCGCAGTTCCCCGCCGGTGCGGATGAACAGGTCCGGATCGGGCGCGTGGCTGAGCGCCATGTAGCGCGCCAGCGTCGCCTCCGAGAGGTCGTCGGGGCCGAGCCCGTCGGCCATCGCGCGGCGGCAGGCCTGCACGATGTCCCAGCGGCCGCCGTAGTTGAACGCGACCGACAGGACCATGCGGCTGTTGTGCCGGGTGGCGGCCTCCGCCTGGTCCCAGGACGCCTTGACCTTGTCGGACACCTTGGAGCGGTCGCCGACGATGTGGATGCGCACGCCCGCCTCGGCCAGCTGCTGGACATGCTTGGAAACGGCCACCAGCACCAGCTTCATCAACCCGGAGACTTCCTCCTCGGGGCGCTTCCAGTTCTCGGAGGAGAACGCGAACACCGTGAGGTATTCGATGCCGCGCTCGGCGCAGGCGCGCACGGTGCGCACCAACGCCTCGACGCCCTGCTCGTGCCCGAGGACACGAGGCATCCGGCGCCGGGACGCCCAGCGCCCATTGCCATCCATCACGATGGCCACATGGCGGGGAAGTGCGCCTGTCACGGTGCCGGGGGTGCCGCAGCAGCGTCAGATGGCCAGGATCTCGGCTTCCTTGGCCGCGACCAGCTTGTCGATCTCCGCGACGGTGCGGTCGGTCAGTTTCTGGATCTCGTCCTGCGACCGGCGCTCCTCGTCCTCGGTGATCTGCTTTTCCTTCATCAGCTTCTTGGCCTGCTCGTTGGCGTCACGCCGCAGGTTGCGCACCGCCACCTTGGCTTCCTCGCCGGCGTGCTTGACCACCTTGGTGAGTTCCTTGCGGCGTTCCTCGGTCAGCGGCGGCATCGGCACGCGCAGCAGGTCGCCCTGCGCGGACGGGTTCAGGCCCAGGTCGGATTCGCGGATGGCCTTCTCGATCTTCGGGCCCATGCCCTTTTCCCACGGCTGGACGCTGATGGTGCGGGCGTCCAGCAGCGTGACGTTGGCCACCTGGCTGATGGGCACCATGGAGCCGTAGTACTCCACGTGCACCTGGTCGAGCAGGCCGGGGTGGGCACGACCGGTACGGATCTTCGCCAGTTCCTGCTTGAAGGCCTCGACCGATTTCTGCATCTTCTGTTCGGTCGTCTTCTTGATCTCTGCAATGTTCATGTGCGTCGTACTCCTCAAACGTGGACGAGCGTGCCCTCGTCTTCACCGAGCACCACGCGCTTGAGCGCGCCCGGCTTGAAGATGCTGAACACCTTGATCGGCAGCTTCTGGTCGCGGCACAGCGCGAAGGCCGTGGTATCCAGCACCTGCAGGTTCTTGATGATGGCCTCGTCGAAGCTGATGTTGGTGTAGCGGACGGCGTTGGCGTCCTTCTTCGGATCGGCGCTGTAGACGCCGTCGACCTTGGTCGCCTTGAGCATGATCTGCGCGCCGATCTCGGCACCGCGCAGCGCGGCGGCGGTGTCGGTGGTGAAGAACGGGTTGCCGGTCCCCGCGGCAAAGATCACCACCTTGCCTTCCTCGAGATACTGCAGCGCCTTGGGCCGCACGTACGGTTCGACGATCTGCTCGATGCCGATGGCCGACATCACCCGGGCCGTCATGCCTTCCTGGCGCATGGTGTCGGCCAGGGCCAGCGCGTTCATGACGGTGGCAAGCATGCCCATGTAGTCGGCGGTGGCGCGGTCCATGCCGACCGAGCCGCCGGCCACGCCACGGAAGATGTTGCCCCCGCCGATCACGATCGCCACTTCGGTCCCCAGGGCCGTCACTTCCTGGATTTCGCGCACCATGCGGACGATGGTGGCGCGGTTGATGCCATATGCGTCATCGCCCATCAGGGCTTCACCTGAAAGCTTGAGCAGGATGCGCTTGTAGGCCGGCATGCAGTTCTCCAATCGTGCGGCGCCCGGGGTGACCGAAGTGTAGTGGGTAGTTTCGAAGCGAGTTACTGGCCCTTGGCTGCGGCGACCTGGGCGGCCACCTCGGCGGCGAAGTCGTCCTGCTTCTTCTCGATGCCCTCGCCCACCACGTACAGGGTGAAGCCCTTGACGGTGGTGTTGGCGGCCTTGAGCATCTGCTCGACCGACTGCTTGTCGTTCTTCACGAAGGCCTGGTTCAGCAGCGAGACTTCCTTGAGGTACTTCTGCACCGAGCCTTCGACCATCTTGGCGACGATGTCGGCCGGCTTGCCGGACTCGGCGGCCTTCTGCTGGGCGATCGAGCGCTCCTTCTCGATCAGCTCGGCCGGCACGTCGGCGGCCGACAGGGCCACCGGCTTCATGGCCGCCACGTGCATCGCGACGTCCTTGGCCGCCACGTCGTCACCGTCGTACTCGACAACCACGCCGATGCGGGTGCCGTGCAGGTAGTAGGCCAGCTTGCCGCCGCCGGCGTAGCGCTTGAAGCGGCGGATGGTCATGTTCTCGCCGATCTTGCCGATCAAGCCCTTGCGCACGTCCTCGACCGTCGGGCCGAAGCCGTCCTGCGACAGCGGCAGCGCCGACAGCGCGGCCACGTCGGCCGGATCGTTCTTGGCGACCAGCTCGGCCAGCGACTTGACGAAGGCCTGGAAGGCGTCGTTCTTCGAGACGAAGTCGGTTTCGCAGTTGACTTCGATGATCGCGCCGGTGCTGCCCTCGACGTAGGCTGCCACGACGCCCTCGGCGGTCACGCGCGAGGCGGCCTTGCCGGCCTTGTTGCCCAGTTTGACGCGCAGGATTTCCTCCGCGCGGGCCATGTCGCCGTCGGCCTCGGTCAGGGCCTTCTTGCACTCCATCATCGGGGCGTCGGTCTTGGCGCGCAGCTCGGCGACCATGCTTGCAGTGATTGCGGGCATCTCGTATCTCCGGTTCTCTACAGGAACTCCGGGGCGTGCGGCCCCGGCATCAATTCGTTTCGCGGCTTTAAAAAAAAGGGGCTGAAGCAGCCCCTCCTTTCCAGGCTCTGACGGGCTCAGGCGTTCTCGTTGACTTCCACGAACTCGTCCGCGCCCCCGGATGCGGCCTGCACGACCTCGTTCACGGCGTTGGCCTTGCCTTCGAGCACCGCGTCGGCGACCGCCCGGGCATACAGTGCCACAGCCTTGGCCGAGTCGTCGTTACCGGGGATGACGTAATCGATCTCGGCAGGCGAGTGGTTGGTGTCGACCACGCCGATCACCGGGATGCCGAGCTTCTTGGCTTCGGCCACCGCGATCTTGTGGTAGCCCACGTCGATGACGAACAGCGCGTCGGGCAGCGCGTTCATGTCCTGGATGCCGCCGATGTCCTTCTCGAGCTTGGCCAGCTCGCGCTGGAACAGCAGCGCTTCCTTCTTGCTCATGTGCTCCAGGCCGGCTTCGGCCTGGGCCTGCATGTCCTTGAGCTTCTTCAGCGAGGACTTGACCGTCTTGAAGTTGGTCAGCATGCCGCCCAGCCAGCGCTGATCCACGTAGGGCATGCCGCAACGCTGGGCTTCCTGGGCGATGATCTCGCGCGCCTGGCGCTTGGTGCCGACCATCAGGATGGTGCCGCGCTTGGCCGACAGCTGGCGGATGTACTTCATCGCCTCCTCGAACAGCGGCAGCGTCTTTTCGAGGTTGATGATGTGGATCTTGTTGCGATGGCCGAAGATGTAGGGGGCCATCTTGGGGTTCCAGAAGCGGGTCTGGTGACCGAAATGGACACCCGCTTCCAGCATTTCGCGCATGGTGACGGACATGGAATGCTCCAAAGTTGGGTCTAGAATCCGGCGCGAATTGCAACGAGCAGTCAACGAAGTTGCTCGCCGCAACACCTTGAAGTTGCCGGTTCGCGATTTGCTTATCTGGCGCCCTGCCTGGTCGTCACCAGCCGCTGCGGCTCAGCGGGAAATGCGTTGAAATCGCACTGAGAACAACGATGCCGGCGAATCACCGGGGCATCCCAGGCAGACAGAACGCCTGCCTAGCCTCCAGATAAACCCGAAGAGTATAGCATCACCATGCACACCGATCTCAGCGCCGCGCGCACCGCGGTGCACGCCGGCCGGCAGTCCGCGCTCGCGCTGCTGGCCGAAGCGCAAGCTGCCGCCGAGCAGCCTGCGGCGCGCCACGTCTTCATCCGCACCTTCGGCGAGCAGGCGCAAGCCGCCGCGCGCGCCGCCGACCTGGCCGCCGCAGCCGGCGCCCCCGGCCTGCCGCTCGCGGGCCTGGCTATCAGCGTCAAGGACCTGTTCGACGTGGCCGGCCACCCCACCACCGCCGGCTCGGTCGTGCTGGCCGACGCCCCGCCCGCCGCCCGGGACGCCACCGCGGTGGCGCGGCTGCGCCAGGCGGGCGCCGCGCTGGTGGGCCATACCAACATGACGGAGTTCGCCTTTTCGGGCGTGGGCTGGAACCCGCACTACGGCACGCCGGTGAACCCGTCTGACACGAGCGTCGAGCGCATCCCGGGCGGATCGACCTCCGGCGGCGCGGTGTCGGTGGCGCTCGGCGCCGCCTGGGCCGCGCTCGGCTCGGACACCGGCGGCTCGATCCGCATCCCGGCGGCCCTGCAGGGGCTGGTCGGCTTCAAGAACACCGCCTGCCTGACGCCGCTGGACGGCTGCGTGCCGCTGTCGACCACGCTGGACACCGCCTGCGCGATCACGAAGAGCGTGCGCGACGCCGTGCTGCTGCACGAGATCCTGGCCGCGCGCAGCGTGCGCCTGCAGGCGCGCCCGCTGTCGGGTTGGCGCCTGGCCGTGGCACGCACCACGATGCTGGACGGGATGGACGACACGGTCGCCGACGCGTTCGCGCAGGCCCTGCAGCGCCTGCGCGACCAGGGTGCGCAGATCAAGGAGATCGCGCTGGCCGAACTCGCGGAGCTGGCGGACATCCAGGCCACCGGCGGGTTTGCGGCGGCCGAAAGCTGGGCCTGGCACCGCGCGCGCCTGCAGGCCAGCGAAGACCGCTACGACCCGCGCGTCGCGCAGCGCATCCGCCGTGGCGCAGCGATGGGCGCGGCCGACTACATCGACCTGATCCAGGCACGCCGCGCCTGGATCGCGCGCGTCGAGCAACGACTGGCGGGCTTCGATGCGGTGCTGTCGCCGACCGTGCCGGTCGTCGCGCCGACGCTGGCCAGCATCGCGGAGGACGACGCGGAGTTCTTCCGCGTCAACGCCCTGCTGCTGCGCAATCCATCGGTCGTCAACATGCTCGACGGCTGCGCGCTGTCGCTGCCCTGCCACCGCCCCGGGCAACTGCCGGTCGGGCTGATGGTGTGGGCCGGCCACCTGCAGGACGACACGGTGCTGTCGGTCTCGCTGGAGATCGAAGCGGCCCTGGCGGCGACGAAAGGCGACTGAGCACCATGCGCATCGCCATCATCGGCGCCGGGATCGCCGGCGTCACGGCCGCACATGCGCTGGCGGCCGCCGGACACCGCGTCACGGTCTACGAACGCCGCGGCAGCGTGGCCGCGGAGGCAAGCTTCGCGCCGCTGGGCCTGCTCGCGCCCAGCCTGGCCAGCCCCGGCGTGCTGTCGCCCTTCGCCGCGCTGACGGCCGGCCGCTGGTGGCGCCTGCCGCACGAGGCCCACATCCGCGCCGGCTGGCGCCCCGCCAACTGGCACTGGCTGTGGCAGACCCGCCAGCAGCTGGCCCGGCGCGGGACGCTGCAGCAGGCCCTGCGCGAACTGGCCGCCTACGGCCAGCAGCAGCACGCACGCCTGGTGGCCGAGCAGCGGCTGGAGTTCGAGTCCTGTCAGGGTCACATCGTGCTGCTGCCCGAGGGCTCGCGCCTCAAGGCCGCGCAGCAGGCCTGCGAGGCGCTGCGCGTCCAGGGCGTGGCGGCCCGCTGGCTGAGCGCGGACGAGTGCCGGGCACTGGAGCCGGGCCTGGAGCCGGATGCGCCGCTCGCCGCCGCGATCCACTTTCCGCAGGACGAGGCGGTCAACGGCCGGCAGATCGTGCACCTGCTGAAGGAAGAAGGCGAGCGCCTGGGTGTCGAGTTCCGCTTTGCCACCGAGGTGACGCGCATCGAGCCGGGGCGTACGCCGCGCCTGCACAGCAACCCGTCGGGCTCGGCCACCAGCCGGGTCAGCCGCCATGCCAGCACGCTGGCCTCGCTCCCGCCCATGGAACCGCAGGAAGACGAGCACGACGCCGTGCTGCTGTGCGTGGGCGGCCGCTCGGACGCGCTGCTGCGCGCACTGCACCTGCCGCTGCCTTTGATGCCGGTGCACGGCTACACGGTCACCGCCAACCTGCGCCACATCGAGCGCACCCCGCGCGCGGCGATCACCGACGCCGCCCAGGGCGTGAGCCTGATGCGCCTCGGGCAGCGGGTGCGCATCGGCGGAGGGCTGGAAATCGGCACCCCGGTGGGCGACCACCACGAGGCCATGCTG is a window from the Caldimonas thermodepolymerans genome containing:
- the frr gene encoding ribosome recycling factor, whose amino-acid sequence is MNIAEIKKTTEQKMQKSVEAFKQELAKIRTGRAHPGLLDQVHVEYYGSMVPISQVANVTLLDARTISVQPWEKGMGPKIEKAIRESDLGLNPSAQGDLLRVPMPPLTEERRKELTKVVKHAGEEAKVAVRNLRRDANEQAKKLMKEKQITEDEERRSQDEIQKLTDRTVAEIDKLVAAKEAEILAI
- the rpsB gene encoding 30S ribosomal protein S2 — protein: MSVTMREMLEAGVHFGHQTRFWNPKMAPYIFGHRNKIHIINLEKTLPLFEEAMKYIRQLSAKRGTILMVGTKRQAREIIAQEAQRCGMPYVDQRWLGGMLTNFKTVKSSLKKLKDMQAQAEAGLEHMSKKEALLFQRELAKLEKDIGGIQDMNALPDALFVIDVGYHKIAVAEAKKLGIPVIGVVDTNHSPAEIDYVIPGNDDSAKAVALYARAVADAVLEGKANAVNEVVQAASGGADEFVEVNENA
- the pyrH gene encoding UMP kinase, with the translated sequence MPAYKRILLKLSGEALMGDDAYGINRATIVRMVREIQEVTALGTEVAIVIGGGNIFRGVAGGSVGMDRATADYMGMLATVMNALALADTMRQEGMTARVMSAIGIEQIVEPYVRPKALQYLEEGKVVIFAAGTGNPFFTTDTAAALRGAEIGAQIMLKATKVDGVYSADPKKDANAVRYTNISFDEAIIKNLQVLDTTAFALCRDQKLPIKVFSIFKPGALKRVVLGEDEGTLVHV
- a CDS encoding amidase, whose amino-acid sequence is MHTDLSAARTAVHAGRQSALALLAEAQAAAEQPAARHVFIRTFGEQAQAAARAADLAAAAGAPGLPLAGLAISVKDLFDVAGHPTTAGSVVLADAPPAARDATAVARLRQAGAALVGHTNMTEFAFSGVGWNPHYGTPVNPSDTSVERIPGGSTSGGAVSVALGAAWAALGSDTGGSIRIPAALQGLVGFKNTACLTPLDGCVPLSTTLDTACAITKSVRDAVLLHEILAARSVRLQARPLSGWRLAVARTTMLDGMDDTVADAFAQALQRLRDQGAQIKEIALAELAELADIQATGGFAAAESWAWHRARLQASEDRYDPRVAQRIRRGAAMGAADYIDLIQARRAWIARVEQRLAGFDAVLSPTVPVVAPTLASIAEDDAEFFRVNALLLRNPSVVNMLDGCALSLPCHRPGQLPVGLMVWAGHLQDDTVLSVSLEIEAALAATKGD
- a CDS encoding phosphatidate cytidylyltransferase, whose translation is MLKQRVITAVLLLAVLLPALFAAPVWPFAVLTLVAVAAAGWEWGRLNGLASAPAIGMGAGVAVICLLSWPALASLQAPTLWWIATVAWVLGGAWLLRLGPTQWPRLPQALRLLLGVGILWLTWLALTQSKAIGLNFLLSVFCLVWAADIAAYFGGRAFGKRKLAPAISPGKSWEGVWSGMAGVLLLAVLWIAADARWDFGSASLYTGIRASFGWVGVVVVCAFLAAMSVVGDLFESLIKRSVGAKDSSQLLPGHGGVLDRIDALLPVLPIALNLSLLR
- the uppS gene encoding polyprenyl diphosphate synthase, producing the protein MTGALPRHVAIVMDGNGRWASRRRMPRVLGHEQGVEALVRTVRACAERGIEYLTVFAFSSENWKRPEEEVSGLMKLVLVAVSKHVQQLAEAGVRIHIVGDRSKVSDKVKASWDQAEAATRHNSRMVLSVAFNYGGRWDIVQACRRAMADGLGPDDLSEATLARYMALSHAPDPDLFIRTGGELRISNFLLWQAAYAELYFTDCLWPDFDAGQLDAALAAYAARERRFGDVKPATAPARTAEEV
- the tsf gene encoding translation elongation factor Ts, whose protein sequence is MPAITASMVAELRAKTDAPMMECKKALTEADGDMARAEEILRVKLGNKAGKAASRVTAEGVVAAYVEGSTGAIIEVNCETDFVSKNDAFQAFVKSLAELVAKNDPADVAALSALPLSQDGFGPTVEDVRKGLIGKIGENMTIRRFKRYAGGGKLAYYLHGTRIGVVVEYDGDDVAAKDVAMHVAAMKPVALSAADVPAELIEKERSIAQQKAAESGKPADIVAKMVEGSVQKYLKEVSLLNQAFVKNDKQSVEQMLKAANTTVKGFTLYVVGEGIEKKQDDFAAEVAAQVAAAKGQ